One Leopardus geoffroyi isolate Oge1 chromosome B1, O.geoffroyi_Oge1_pat1.0, whole genome shotgun sequence DNA window includes the following coding sequences:
- the STMN4 gene encoding stathmin-4 isoform X1, with product MTLAAYKEKMKELPLVSLFCSCFLADPLNKSSYKYEGWCGRQCRRKDQSQRKDSADWRERREQADTVDLNWCVISDMEVIELNKCTSGQSFEVILKPPSFDGVPEFNASLPRRRDPSLEEIQKKLEAAEERRKYQEAELLKHLAEKREHEREVIQKAIEENNNFIKMAKEKLAQKMESNKENREAHLAAMLERLQEKDKHAEEVRKNKELKEEASR from the exons ATGACCCTCGCCG CCTACAAAGAGAAGATGAAGGAGCTCCCACTGGTGTCCTTGTTCTGCTCCTGTTTTCTGGCCGATCCTCTGAATAAATCATCCTATAAATACGAAG GCTGGTGTGGGAGACAGTGTAGGAGGAAAGATCAAAGCCAGCGGAAAGACAGTGCTgactggagagaaagaagagagcagg CAGACACAGTGGACCTGAACTGGTGTGTAATTTCCGACATGGAAGTCATTGAGCTGAACAAATGTACCTCGGGCCAGTCCTTTGAAGTCATCCTGAAGCCACCTTCCTTCGATGGGGTCCCCGAGTTCAATGCCTCCCTACCCAGGCGGCGAGACCCATCACTGGAAGAGATCCAGAAGAAACTAGAAGCAGCTGAGGAGCGAAGAAAG TACCAGGAAGCTGAGCTCCTGAAACACCTAGCAGAGAAACGAGAACACGAGCGGGAGGTGATCCAAAAAGCCATTGAGGAAAACAACAATTTCATCAAGATGGCTAAGGAAAAACTGGCCCAGAAGATGGAATCCAATAAGGAAAACCGGGAGGCCCATCTTGCCGCCATGTTGGAACGGCTGCAAGAGAAG
- the STMN4 gene encoding stathmin-4 isoform X4 yields MTLAAYKEKMKELPLVSLFCSCFLADPLNKSSYKYEADTVDLNWCVISDMEVIELNKCTSGQSFEVILKPPSFDGVPEFNASLPRRRDPSLEEIQKKLEAAEERRKYQEAELLKHLAEKREHEREVIQKAIEENNNFIKMAKEKLAQKMESNKENREAHLAAMLERLQEKEPPAAR; encoded by the exons ATGACCCTCGCCG CCTACAAAGAGAAGATGAAGGAGCTCCCACTGGTGTCCTTGTTCTGCTCCTGTTTTCTGGCCGATCCTCTGAATAAATCATCCTATAAATACGAAG CAGACACAGTGGACCTGAACTGGTGTGTAATTTCCGACATGGAAGTCATTGAGCTGAACAAATGTACCTCGGGCCAGTCCTTTGAAGTCATCCTGAAGCCACCTTCCTTCGATGGGGTCCCCGAGTTCAATGCCTCCCTACCCAGGCGGCGAGACCCATCACTGGAAGAGATCCAGAAGAAACTAGAAGCAGCTGAGGAGCGAAGAAAG TACCAGGAAGCTGAGCTCCTGAAACACCTAGCAGAGAAACGAGAACACGAGCGGGAGGTGATCCAAAAAGCCATTGAGGAAAACAACAATTTCATCAAGATGGCTAAGGAAAAACTGGCCCAGAAGATGGAATCCAATAAGGAAAACCGGGAGGCCCATCTTGCCGCCATGTTGGAACGGCTGCAAGAGAAG
- the STMN4 gene encoding stathmin-4 isoform X2, whose amino-acid sequence MTLAAYKEKMKELPLVSLFCSCFLADPLNKSSYKYEGWCGRQCRRKDQSQRKDSADWRERREQADTVDLNWCVISDMEVIELNKCTSGQSFEVILKPPSFDGVPEFNASLPRRRDPSLEEIQKKLEAAEERRKYQEAELLKHLAEKREHEREVIQKAIEENNNFIKMAKEKLAQKMESNKENREAHLAAMLERLQEKEPPAAR is encoded by the exons ATGACCCTCGCCG CCTACAAAGAGAAGATGAAGGAGCTCCCACTGGTGTCCTTGTTCTGCTCCTGTTTTCTGGCCGATCCTCTGAATAAATCATCCTATAAATACGAAG GCTGGTGTGGGAGACAGTGTAGGAGGAAAGATCAAAGCCAGCGGAAAGACAGTGCTgactggagagaaagaagagagcagg CAGACACAGTGGACCTGAACTGGTGTGTAATTTCCGACATGGAAGTCATTGAGCTGAACAAATGTACCTCGGGCCAGTCCTTTGAAGTCATCCTGAAGCCACCTTCCTTCGATGGGGTCCCCGAGTTCAATGCCTCCCTACCCAGGCGGCGAGACCCATCACTGGAAGAGATCCAGAAGAAACTAGAAGCAGCTGAGGAGCGAAGAAAG TACCAGGAAGCTGAGCTCCTGAAACACCTAGCAGAGAAACGAGAACACGAGCGGGAGGTGATCCAAAAAGCCATTGAGGAAAACAACAATTTCATCAAGATGGCTAAGGAAAAACTGGCCCAGAAGATGGAATCCAATAAGGAAAACCGGGAGGCCCATCTTGCCGCCATGTTGGAACGGCTGCAAGAGAAG